Proteins from a single region of Shinella zoogloeoides:
- the cysW gene encoding sulfate ABC transporter permease subunit CysW, which produces MAHHGKGKPPRVGDNPLFRRSLLAIVLLLVGLMIVAPLAVIAVEAFSRGIAYFGASIADPDTRHAILLTVITALIAVPINTAFGVAAAWAITKHDFPGKRLLTVIIELPFSVSPIVAGVSYLFVFGLQGLFGPALEAAGIKILFALPGIVLASMFVTAPFVARELIPLMQAQGRDLEEAATSLGASGWRTFFSVTLPNIKWALLYGVVLCNSRVMGEFGAVSVVSGNIRGQTNTLPLHIELLYHDYNAAGSFAAASILAGLAIVTLVAKVALERQGAGRVQRPTALAGADSITPEVKP; this is translated from the coding sequence ATGGCGCATCATGGAAAAGGCAAGCCACCGCGCGTCGGCGACAATCCGCTCTTCCGCCGCTCCCTGCTCGCCATCGTGCTGCTGCTCGTCGGGTTGATGATCGTCGCGCCGCTCGCCGTCATCGCCGTCGAGGCGTTTTCGCGCGGCATCGCCTATTTCGGGGCGTCCATCGCCGATCCCGATACGCGCCACGCCATCCTGCTGACGGTGATCACGGCGCTCATCGCCGTGCCGATCAACACCGCCTTCGGCGTCGCGGCGGCCTGGGCGATCACCAAACACGATTTTCCGGGCAAGCGGCTGCTCACCGTCATCATCGAGCTGCCCTTCTCCGTCTCGCCCATCGTCGCGGGCGTTTCCTATCTCTTCGTCTTCGGCCTGCAGGGATTGTTCGGCCCCGCTCTCGAAGCGGCCGGGATCAAGATTCTCTTCGCCCTGCCGGGCATCGTGCTCGCCAGCATGTTCGTGACCGCGCCCTTCGTCGCGCGCGAACTGATCCCGCTGATGCAGGCGCAGGGCCGCGATCTGGAAGAGGCGGCGACCTCGCTCGGGGCGAGCGGCTGGCGCACCTTCTTCTCGGTCACGCTGCCGAACATCAAATGGGCGCTGCTCTACGGCGTCGTGCTGTGCAATTCGCGCGTGATGGGCGAGTTCGGTGCGGTCTCGGTCGTTTCCGGCAATATCCGCGGCCAGACGAATACGCTGCCGCTGCATATCGAGCTGCTCTATCACGATTACAACGCGGCCGGCTCCTTTGCCGCCGCATCCATTCTCGCGGGTCTCGCCATCGTCACGCTCGTCGCCAAGGTGGCGCTGGAGCGGCAGGGCGCGGGCCGCGTGCAGCGCCCGACCGCCCTTGCAGGGGCCGACAGCATCACGCCGGAGGTCAAACCGTGA
- the ftsE gene encoding cell division ATP-binding protein FtsE yields MIHFENVGLRYGMGPEILRDLTFDIPRRSFQFLTGPSGAGKTTLLRLLFLSLQPTRGIIRTFDREISTIPRDELPMLRRRIGIVFQDFRLLDHLTTYENVALPLRVRGKEESSYRADVLELLKWVGLGERINVLPPVLSGGEKQRAAIARALIDRPEMLLADEPTGNVDPPMARRLLSLFLELNRLGTAVVIATHDLSLMDQVEARRMILSQGRLDIYD; encoded by the coding sequence TTGATTCACTTCGAGAATGTCGGATTGCGCTACGGGATGGGGCCGGAGATTCTCCGCGACCTCACCTTCGATATTCCGCGCCGTTCCTTCCAGTTCCTCACGGGGCCGTCCGGCGCCGGCAAGACGACGCTGCTGCGTCTCCTGTTCCTGTCGCTCCAGCCGACGCGCGGCATCATCCGCACCTTCGACCGGGAAATCTCGACCATCCCGCGCGACGAGCTGCCCATGCTGCGCCGGCGCATCGGCATCGTCTTCCAGGATTTCCGCCTGCTCGATCACCTGACGACCTATGAGAACGTCGCCCTGCCGCTGCGCGTGCGCGGCAAGGAGGAATCGAGCTACCGCGCCGATGTGCTGGAGCTTTTGAAATGGGTCGGCCTCGGCGAGCGGATCAACGTGCTGCCGCCGGTGCTGTCCGGCGGGGAGAAGCAGCGCGCGGCGATTGCGCGCGCCCTCATCGACCGGCCGGAAATGCTGCTGGCGGACGAACCGACCGGCAACGTCGATCCGCCGATGGCGCGGCGGCTGCTCAGCCTCTTCCTCGAACTCAACCGGCTCGGCACCGCCGTGGTGATCGCCACGCACGACCTGTCGCTGATGGACCAGGTGGAGGCGCGGCGCATGATCCTCTCGCAGGGGCGGCTCGACATCTATGACTGA
- the hpt gene encoding hypoxanthine phosphoribosyltransferase: MQIVRGKKIETLYDAGQIAKRNEELASQIAAGPTNDLLVIAVLKGSFIFAADLTRALHAAGLAPEVEFITLSSYGAGTVSQGVKVIKDIDSDVHGRDILLIDDILESGRTLSYAKELMYERGARNVTIAVLLDKREKRKTDLEADYVGFECPDHFVVGYGMDVAYAFRELPFVGVVTGDAE, translated from the coding sequence ATGCAGATTGTCCGCGGAAAGAAGATCGAAACGCTTTACGATGCCGGGCAGATCGCCAAGCGCAACGAAGAGCTTGCAAGCCAGATCGCCGCCGGCCCGACGAACGATCTCCTCGTCATCGCAGTCCTCAAGGGCTCGTTCATCTTCGCCGCCGACCTGACCCGCGCGCTGCACGCCGCCGGCCTTGCGCCGGAAGTCGAGTTCATCACCCTGTCGAGCTACGGCGCCGGCACGGTCTCGCAGGGCGTGAAGGTCATCAAGGATATCGACAGCGATGTCCACGGCCGCGATATTCTGCTCATCGACGACATCCTCGAATCCGGCCGCACGCTCAGCTACGCCAAGGAACTGATGTACGAGCGCGGCGCGCGCAACGTCACCATCGCCGTGCTGCTCGACAAGCGCGAGAAGCGCAAGACCGATCTGGAGGCCGATTATGTCGGCTTCGAATGCCCCGACCACTTCGTCGTCGGCTATGGCATGGACGTCGCCTATGCCTTCCGCGAATTGCCCTTCGTCGGCGTCGTGACGGGCGACGCGGAGTAA
- the argH gene encoding argininosuccinate lyase: MADGTSETKSSNQMWGGRFASGPDAIMEEINASIGFDKKLYAQDIRGSKAHAEMLAHQGIISADDKEKIVHGLDTILSEIEAGTFEFSRKLEDIHMNVEARLASLIGPAAGRLHTARSRNDQVALDFRLWVKEELQKTEKMLTALISAFLDRAEEHAETVMPGFTHLQTAQPVTFGHHCMAYVEMFGRDRQRVRHAIEHLDESPIGAAALAGTGYNIDRHMTAKALGFREPTRNSIDTVSDRDFALEFLSIAAIASVHLSRLAEEIVIWSTPQFGFIRLSDAFSTGSSIMPQKKNPDAAELVRAKTGRINGSLIALLTVMKGLPLAYSKDMQEDKEQVFDAAESLELAIAAMTGMVRDMTIRADRMKAAAGSGYSTATDLADWLVREAGLPFRDAHHVTGRAVALAESKGCDLAELSLEELQAIHAAITADIFNVLTVEASVASRRSYGGTAPSEVRRQIAWWRQRN; the protein is encoded by the coding sequence ATGGCAGACGGCACTTCCGAGACGAAATCCTCGAACCAGATGTGGGGCGGCCGCTTCGCCTCGGGACCGGATGCGATCATGGAGGAGATAAATGCCTCCATCGGCTTCGACAAGAAGCTTTACGCCCAGGACATCCGCGGCTCAAAGGCGCATGCCGAGATGCTTGCCCATCAGGGCATCATTTCCGCCGACGATAAGGAAAAGATCGTTCACGGTCTCGACACGATCCTGTCAGAGATCGAAGCCGGCACGTTCGAGTTCTCCCGCAAGCTGGAAGACATTCACATGAATGTCGAGGCGCGGCTGGCGAGCCTGATCGGCCCCGCCGCCGGACGCCTGCACACCGCCCGCTCGCGCAACGACCAGGTGGCGCTCGACTTCCGCCTCTGGGTCAAGGAAGAGCTGCAGAAGACCGAGAAGATGCTGACGGCGCTGATATCCGCCTTCCTCGACCGTGCGGAAGAGCATGCCGAGACCGTCATGCCCGGCTTCACCCATCTCCAGACGGCCCAGCCGGTGACCTTCGGCCACCATTGCATGGCCTATGTGGAAATGTTCGGCCGCGACCGCCAGCGCGTGCGCCACGCGATCGAGCATCTCGACGAAAGCCCGATCGGCGCCGCCGCGCTCGCCGGCACCGGCTACAATATCGACCGGCACATGACGGCCAAGGCCCTCGGCTTCCGCGAGCCGACCCGCAATTCCATCGACACGGTCTCGGACCGCGACTTCGCGCTGGAGTTCCTCTCCATCGCCGCCATCGCCTCCGTTCACCTCTCGCGCCTTGCGGAAGAGATCGTCATCTGGTCGACGCCGCAGTTCGGCTTCATCCGCCTGTCGGATGCGTTTTCGACCGGCTCGTCCATCATGCCGCAGAAGAAGAACCCCGATGCCGCCGAACTGGTGCGCGCCAAGACCGGCCGCATCAACGGCTCGCTGATCGCGCTGCTGACGGTCATGAAGGGCCTGCCGCTCGCCTATTCCAAGGACATGCAGGAAGACAAGGAACAGGTCTTCGATGCGGCCGAGAGCCTGGAGCTGGCCATCGCCGCGATGACCGGCATGGTGCGCGACATGACGATCCGCGCGGACCGGATGAAGGCGGCGGCGGGTTCGGGCTATTCCACCGCGACGGACCTTGCGGACTGGCTGGTGCGCGAGGCGGGCCTGCCGTTCCGCGACGCCCACCATGTCACCGGCCGCGCCGTGGCGCTTGCCGAAAGCAAGGGCTGCGACCTTGCGGAACTGTCGCTTGAAGAGCTGCAGGCGATCCATGCCGCGATCACCGCCGATATCTTCAACGTGCTGACGGTGGAAGCCTCCGTCGCCAGCCGCAGGAGCTATGGCGGCACCGCGCCGTCGGAGGTCCGCCGGCAGATCGCCTGGTGGCGTCAGCGGAACTGA
- a CDS encoding response regulator, whose protein sequence is MAKILITEDEDSLRIFVARALRLDGHETVEAPDGAAGLDALTEGGFDLLLSDIRMPVMDGIELAHKAAAAHPALKILLMTGYAEQRERADDLASKIVDVVSKPFSLPDIRRAVAQALAA, encoded by the coding sequence ATGGCGAAGATCCTGATCACCGAAGACGAGGATTCGCTGCGTATCTTCGTGGCGCGCGCCTTGCGGCTGGACGGCCATGAGACCGTCGAGGCCCCCGATGGCGCAGCCGGGCTGGACGCCCTGACGGAAGGCGGCTTCGACCTCCTGCTTTCCGATATCCGCATGCCCGTGATGGACGGCATCGAGCTTGCCCACAAGGCCGCCGCCGCCCATCCAGCGCTGAAGATCCTGCTGATGACGGGCTATGCCGAGCAGCGCGAGCGCGCCGACGACCTTGCCTCCAAGATCGTCGATGTGGTCAGCAAGCCCTTCAGCCTGCCGGATATCCGCCGCGCCGTGGCGCAGGCGCTGGCCGCCTGA
- a CDS encoding sulfate/molybdate ABC transporter ATP-binding protein yields MKIRLTNVVKEFETFRAVHGVSLDIESGELVALLGPSGSGKTTILRMVAGLEYADAGVIYFGDENATDIPVRERGVGFVFQHYALFPHMTVGENIAFGMKVSKVRRTPQAIAERVGELLDLVQLGGLRGRFPGQISGGQRQRVALARALAVDPRVLLLDEPFGALDANVRRDLRRWLRKIHDELGITTLFVTHDQEEALDLADRVVILNKGRIVQEGTPEAVCRNPADAFVMNFLGDANRLDADIRGGRAYVDDVAFEADGVADGGGQILFRPADVTWREDGQGIAAKIVRVIDRPDSRRVLALTGSGQPVEFDTAPEFPHTKGEAGFIDIRRPRVYAAA; encoded by the coding sequence GTGAAGATCCGTCTTACCAATGTGGTCAAGGAGTTCGAGACCTTCCGCGCCGTGCACGGCGTCTCGCTCGATATCGAGAGCGGCGAGCTGGTCGCGCTGCTCGGCCCCTCCGGCTCCGGCAAGACGACGATCCTGCGCATGGTCGCCGGGCTCGAATATGCCGATGCCGGCGTGATCTATTTCGGCGATGAGAACGCGACCGACATTCCCGTGCGCGAGCGCGGCGTCGGCTTCGTCTTCCAGCACTATGCGCTCTTCCCGCATATGACGGTGGGCGAGAACATCGCTTTCGGCATGAAGGTTTCCAAGGTCAGGCGCACGCCGCAGGCGATTGCCGAGCGCGTCGGGGAACTGCTCGACCTCGTGCAGCTCGGCGGTCTCAGGGGTCGCTTCCCCGGCCAGATTTCCGGCGGCCAGCGCCAGCGCGTGGCGCTCGCCCGGGCGCTTGCCGTCGATCCGCGCGTGCTGCTGCTCGACGAGCCCTTCGGCGCGCTCGACGCCAATGTGCGGCGGGACCTGCGCCGCTGGCTGCGCAAGATTCACGACGAACTCGGCATCACCACGCTTTTCGTCACGCATGATCAGGAAGAGGCGCTGGACCTTGCCGACCGCGTCGTCATCCTCAACAAGGGCCGGATCGTGCAGGAGGGCACGCCCGAGGCCGTGTGCCGCAACCCGGCCGACGCCTTCGTGATGAACTTTCTGGGCGACGCCAACCGGCTCGATGCGGATATCCGCGGCGGCAGGGCCTATGTCGACGACGTCGCCTTCGAGGCCGATGGCGTTGCCGATGGCGGGGGGCAAATCCTCTTCCGTCCGGCGGACGTCACCTGGCGCGAAGACGGCCAAGGCATCGCGGCGAAGATCGTGCGTGTCATCGACCGGCCGGATTCGCGCCGCGTGCTGGCGCTGACCGGCAGCGGCCAGCCGGTGGAGTTCGACACCGCGCCGGAATTCCCGCATACCAAGGGCGAGGCGGGTTTCATCGATATCCGCCGGCCGCGTGTCTACGCGGCGGCATGA
- a CDS encoding cell division protein FtsX, with the protein MTDAPRETAEPQGAARRPEMRVRPTAPIVPQANVSGNALMLVIAIMAFLACLTFGAVSMVRATAASWQSQISREITIQIKPDDNLDMEQALKDARDLALTFAGTRDGTIVDKAATARLLEPWLGEGLDIDELPVPRLVIVTIDEQSPPDFVGMRAALAEKIPTAFLDDHRTWVDRLVAMARTTALIGTGVLVLVFSAMVLTVIFATRGALSGNRHIVEVLHFVGAEASFVASEFQKHFLKISLKGSVAGGLLAALFFAVAGFWQGRSIATPQSDQATALFGTFSMGLTGYLGIAGTILVIAVLTTLTARFTVMRTIHEIDLIRSDPSRTDQLPDS; encoded by the coding sequence ATGACTGACGCGCCCCGCGAGACCGCAGAACCCCAGGGCGCGGCCCGCCGGCCGGAAATGCGCGTGCGGCCCACCGCGCCCATCGTGCCGCAGGCCAATGTCTCCGGCAATGCGCTGATGCTTGTCATCGCCATCATGGCCTTCCTCGCCTGCCTCACCTTCGGCGCGGTCAGCATGGTGCGGGCGACGGCGGCAAGCTGGCAGAGCCAGATTTCCCGCGAGATCACCATCCAGATCAAGCCGGACGACAATCTCGACATGGAACAGGCGCTGAAGGATGCACGCGACCTCGCGCTCACCTTCGCCGGCACCCGAGACGGCACGATCGTCGACAAGGCCGCGACGGCGCGCCTGCTGGAACCCTGGCTCGGCGAGGGGCTGGATATCGACGAGCTGCCGGTGCCGCGTCTCGTCATCGTCACCATCGACGAGCAGAGCCCGCCGGATTTCGTCGGCATGCGCGCGGCGCTCGCCGAGAAGATCCCGACGGCCTTCCTTGACGATCACCGCACCTGGGTCGACCGGCTCGTCGCCATGGCGCGCACCACGGCGCTCATCGGCACCGGCGTTCTGGTGCTGGTCTTCTCGGCCATGGTGCTGACCGTTATTTTTGCGACGCGGGGCGCGCTTTCGGGCAACCGGCATATCGTCGAGGTGCTGCATTTCGTCGGGGCGGAGGCAAGCTTCGTCGCCTCCGAGTTCCAGAAGCACTTTCTCAAGATCAGCCTCAAGGGTTCGGTCGCCGGCGGGCTGCTGGCCGCGCTGTTCTTCGCCGTCGCCGGTTTCTGGCAGGGCCGTTCCATCGCGACGCCCCAGAGCGATCAGGCGACGGCGCTTTTCGGCACCTTCTCCATGGGGCTTACGGGGTATCTCGGCATTGCCGGGACCATTCTGGTGATCGCGGTCCTGACGACGCTGACGGCCCGCTTCACGGTGATGCGCACGATCCATGAGATCGACCTCATCCGCTCCGATCCGTCGCGCACCGACCAGCTACCGGACTCGTGA
- a CDS encoding TIGR02302 family protein, translated as MVSEGQGRTGATGNPLTRRLAGKRLAARAILYAEALIPRLLPVLLLVATFLALVWFGYFRHAPFWLHVATLLAAALGLIALLLRLGGIARPSMDDADRMLEARNALAHQAIRVQDDRPAGADAFADALWREHQARMARMIGALRTGTPEPDIARHDRHGLRAVPVLLAVIAFAFSYSNHGGLLADVVSFRAPAEAAPDVRIDAWVTPPAHTSKAPVFLTGNGQGQPAEVAREEIRVPQFSELTVRVTGGSGDEQVSYQVAGEDTVTAIRPDAEKPKDGKAGAKAAADGVRTMQYKILKDGTLTVDGRTWAFSVIPERVPEIAFDGIPKATVTGALEIGFIAKDDYGLQEAHAEIVPVDQPKDARPLYPLPEYRLDLPRRAAREAKGTTSRNLSEHPLSGKRVKITLVARDAAGQEGRSQPVEMVLPAKTFFEPLAAAVAEERQVFALDANQLAQAIALNEALTIRPEETIPNLTHYLLLQSANARMRLARTDDEMRETADYLWEIALGIEDGNLSLADRRLREAQKALSEALERNASDEEVAKLMKELREAMQAYMEELARQAAKNGQQQSAQQQGRVLRQQDLQRMMDQIENLARSGARDQAQQMLSDLQRMMNNLQAGRPQQGQGQQNDAMRDQMDKLGALVQQQQQLMEQTFQLDQALRDRQESGDPMRGEEGEQAERQPGDNGGDRQPTDQMTAEQLRDALKKLQAQQDALGKQLGELNGALKGMGLDPGEGFGKAGREMKGASQALGEGEGESAVGSQGRALEALRQGAQSMMNQMQAMGQGPGQGMPQAGREGRDPLGRETRAGRNQGPDTGGPEAIPEEFDIQRARDILEEIRRKLGAGATPGLEREYLERLLGIQ; from the coding sequence ATGGTGAGTGAAGGGCAGGGCAGGACGGGGGCGACCGGCAATCCGCTGACGCGCCGGCTTGCGGGAAAGCGCCTCGCCGCCCGCGCCATCCTTTATGCGGAAGCGCTCATTCCGCGTCTGCTGCCGGTGCTGCTGCTTGTCGCCACTTTTCTGGCGCTCGTCTGGTTCGGCTATTTCCGCCATGCGCCCTTCTGGCTGCATGTGGCGACGCTTCTTGCTGCCGCGCTCGGCCTCATCGCCCTTCTCCTGCGCCTGGGCGGCATTGCCCGGCCCTCCATGGACGATGCCGACCGCATGCTGGAGGCGCGCAATGCGCTCGCCCATCAGGCGATCCGCGTGCAGGACGACCGGCCGGCGGGGGCAGACGCCTTCGCCGACGCGCTGTGGCGCGAGCATCAGGCCCGTATGGCGCGGATGATCGGCGCCTTGCGCACGGGTACGCCCGAGCCGGATATCGCCCGGCACGACCGCCATGGCCTGCGCGCCGTGCCGGTGCTTCTGGCGGTCATCGCCTTTGCCTTTTCCTATTCCAACCATGGCGGCCTGCTTGCTGATGTCGTCTCCTTCCGCGCGCCCGCAGAGGCTGCGCCCGATGTGCGCATCGACGCCTGGGTGACCCCTCCGGCGCATACGTCGAAAGCCCCCGTTTTCCTGACCGGCAACGGGCAGGGTCAGCCGGCGGAGGTTGCCCGGGAGGAAATTCGCGTTCCCCAGTTCAGCGAGTTGACCGTGCGCGTGACCGGCGGCAGCGGCGACGAGCAGGTGAGCTATCAGGTGGCGGGCGAGGATACCGTGACCGCCATCCGCCCCGATGCGGAAAAGCCGAAGGACGGCAAGGCCGGCGCGAAGGCGGCGGCCGACGGCGTTCGGACCATGCAATACAAGATCCTGAAGGACGGCACGCTGACGGTCGACGGCCGGACATGGGCCTTCTCCGTCATTCCCGAACGCGTCCCGGAAATCGCCTTCGACGGCATTCCGAAGGCGACGGTGACCGGGGCGCTGGAAATCGGCTTCATCGCCAAGGACGACTACGGGCTGCAGGAGGCCCATGCGGAAATCGTGCCGGTCGATCAGCCGAAGGATGCCCGGCCGCTCTATCCGCTGCCCGAATACCGGCTCGACCTGCCGCGCCGCGCCGCGCGCGAGGCCAAGGGCACGACGAGCCGCAACCTTTCCGAACATCCGCTTTCCGGCAAGCGCGTGAAGATCACGCTGGTCGCCAGGGACGCCGCCGGGCAGGAAGGACGCAGCCAGCCGGTGGAGATGGTGTTGCCGGCGAAGACGTTCTTCGAGCCGCTCGCCGCTGCCGTCGCCGAGGAGCGGCAGGTCTTCGCGCTCGACGCCAACCAGCTTGCCCAGGCCATCGCGCTCAACGAGGCGCTGACGATCCGGCCGGAAGAGACGATCCCCAACCTGACGCATTACCTGCTGCTGCAATCGGCCAATGCCCGCATGAGGCTCGCCCGCACGGACGACGAGATGCGCGAGACGGCGGACTATCTCTGGGAGATCGCGCTCGGTATCGAGGATGGCAATCTCTCGCTTGCCGACCGGCGGCTGCGCGAGGCGCAGAAGGCGCTTTCCGAGGCGCTCGAGCGCAATGCCTCCGATGAGGAGGTCGCCAAGCTCATGAAGGAACTGCGCGAGGCGATGCAGGCCTATATGGAAGAGCTTGCCCGCCAGGCCGCCAAGAACGGCCAGCAGCAGAGCGCCCAGCAACAGGGCCGCGTCCTGCGCCAGCAGGACCTGCAGCGCATGATGGACCAGATCGAGAATCTGGCGCGCTCGGGTGCGCGCGATCAGGCGCAGCAGATGCTTTCCGACCTGCAGCGCATGATGAACAACCTGCAGGCCGGCCGGCCGCAGCAGGGGCAGGGCCAGCAGAACGACGCCATGCGCGACCAGATGGACAAGCTCGGCGCGCTCGTGCAGCAGCAGCAGCAGTTGATGGAGCAGACGTTCCAGCTCGATCAGGCGCTGCGCGACCGTCAGGAGAGCGGCGATCCCATGCGGGGCGAGGAGGGCGAACAGGCCGAGCGTCAGCCGGGCGACAATGGCGGCGACCGGCAGCCGACGGACCAGATGACGGCCGAGCAGCTCCGCGACGCGTTGAAGAAGCTTCAGGCCCAGCAGGATGCGCTCGGCAAGCAGCTCGGCGAACTGAACGGCGCGCTGAAGGGCATGGGGCTGGACCCCGGCGAAGGTTTCGGCAAGGCGGGGCGCGAGATGAAGGGCGCTTCGCAGGCGCTGGGCGAAGGCGAGGGCGAATCGGCCGTCGGCAGCCAGGGACGCGCGCTGGAAGCGCTGCGTCAGGGCGCGCAGAGCATGATGAACCAGATGCAGGCCATGGGTCAGGGGCCGGGGCAGGGCATGCCGCAGGCCGGCCGCGAGGGGCGCGATCCGCTCGGCCGCGAGACCCGGGCCGGCAGGAACCAGGGACCCGATACCGGCGGGCCGGAGGCCATTCCGGAAGAATTCGACATCCAGCGGGCGCGCGACATTCTGGAGGAGATTCGCCGCAAGCTCGGCGCGGGCGCCACGCCCGGCCTCGAACGGGAATATCTCGAGCGGCTGCTCGGGATTCAATAG
- the lptM gene encoding LPS translocon maturation chaperone LptM, which produces MTRIDTGRLALVLCLSAAVLTACGRKGDLERPGPQPVYKTINGKKVEQIEEKRFILDPLL; this is translated from the coding sequence ATGACACGCATCGATACCGGCAGGCTGGCTCTCGTGCTCTGCCTTTCCGCAGCGGTTCTGACTGCCTGCGGGCGCAAGGGCGATCTTGAGCGGCCGGGTCCCCAGCCGGTCTACAAGACCATCAACGGCAAGAAGGTCGAGCAGATCGAAGAAAAGCGCTTCATCCTCGACCCGCTTCTCTAA
- the lysA gene encoding diaminopimelate decarboxylase — protein sequence MNHFEHRDGILHAEDVPVPEIAKAVGTPFYVYSTATLERHYKVFSKAFDGVDALVCYAMKANSNQAVLKTLARLGAGIDVVSEGELRRALAAGVPASRIMFSGVGKTPREMDLALDAGIYCFNVESEPELEVLNARAVKAGKVAHVSFRINPDVDARTHAKISTGKKENKFGISWERARAVYARAASLPGIQVTGIDMHIGSQITELQPFDDAFRLLRELVETLRADGHTIDHVDVGGGLGIPYKTDNTPPPLPDAYAEIVKNQLKGLNCKIVTEPGRLIVGNAGILVTEVLYVKDGGEKTFVIVDAAMNDLIRPTLYEAWHEIQPVVISAANAPRIRADVVGPVCETGDYLAQDREMAQPRPGDLIAVGSAGAYGAVQAGTYNSRLLVPEVLVNGDAFHVIRPRLSYDDLIGLDSVPDWLA from the coding sequence GTGAACCATTTCGAGCATCGCGACGGCATTCTCCACGCGGAGGACGTGCCGGTTCCGGAAATCGCCAAGGCGGTCGGCACGCCCTTCTATGTCTATTCGACGGCCACGCTGGAGCGCCATTACAAGGTGTTCTCCAAGGCCTTCGACGGCGTGGATGCGCTGGTCTGCTACGCCATGAAGGCGAATTCCAACCAGGCGGTGCTGAAGACGCTCGCCCGGCTCGGCGCGGGCATCGACGTGGTCTCCGAGGGGGAGCTGCGCCGGGCGCTGGCCGCCGGCGTTCCCGCCTCGCGCATCATGTTCTCCGGCGTCGGCAAGACGCCGCGCGAGATGGACCTTGCGCTGGACGCCGGCATCTACTGTTTCAACGTGGAATCCGAGCCGGAACTCGAGGTTCTGAACGCCCGGGCGGTGAAGGCCGGCAAGGTCGCCCACGTCTCCTTCCGCATCAATCCCGACGTCGACGCCCGCACCCATGCGAAGATCTCGACGGGCAAGAAGGAAAACAAGTTCGGCATCTCCTGGGAGCGCGCGCGCGCCGTCTATGCCCGCGCCGCGAGCCTGCCGGGCATCCAGGTCACCGGCATCGACATGCATATCGGCAGCCAGATCACCGAGCTGCAGCCCTTCGACGATGCCTTCCGGCTCTTGCGCGAACTCGTCGAGACGCTGCGCGCCGACGGCCACACCATCGATCACGTCGATGTCGGCGGGGGCCTCGGTATCCCCTACAAGACGGACAATACGCCGCCGCCGCTGCCGGACGCCTATGCCGAGATCGTCAAGAACCAGCTCAAGGGCCTGAACTGCAAGATCGTCACCGAGCCGGGCCGGCTGATCGTCGGCAATGCCGGCATCCTCGTCACCGAAGTCCTCTATGTGAAGGACGGCGGCGAGAAGACCTTCGTCATCGTCGATGCGGCGATGAACGATCTCATCCGCCCGACACTCTATGAGGCCTGGCACGAAATCCAGCCGGTCGTCATCTCGGCGGCCAACGCCCCGCGCATCCGCGCCGACGTCGTCGGCCCGGTCTGCGAGACCGGCGATTATCTTGCACAGGATCGCGAGATGGCGCAGCCCAGGCCCGGCGACCTCATCGCCGTCGGCTCCGCCGGCGCCTATGGCGCGGTGCAGGCCGGCACCTACAACAGCCGCCTCCTTGTGCCCGAAGTGCTCGTCAACGGCGATGCGTTCCACGTCATCCGCCCGCGGCTGTCCTACGACGACCTGATCGGTCTCGACTCCGTGCCGGACTGGCTGGCCTGA
- the tlpA gene encoding thiol:disulfide interchange protein TlpA: MSVKKKLGLPAGKLIAIAGLAGLLAGGAAIYVKESLSGNGAVASVDPAACALAAERAAAITPFSKGQVAAMRTVDEHRPLPDLTFNGPDGKARTIADFAGRTLLVNLWATWCVPCREEMPALNALQKTLGSDRFEVVAINIDTGDDEKPKAFLDETGVHDLAFYRDASMGVFNTLKKEGLAFGLPVTLLMDEKGCLISAMNGPAAWDSEDAKALINAALAAPKT; this comes from the coding sequence ATGTCAGTGAAGAAGAAACTCGGCCTGCCCGCAGGAAAGCTCATCGCCATCGCCGGGCTTGCCGGACTTCTCGCCGGTGGTGCTGCGATATACGTGAAGGAAAGCCTGTCTGGCAATGGCGCGGTAGCCTCCGTCGATCCCGCCGCCTGCGCGCTCGCCGCCGAACGGGCCGCCGCGATCACGCCTTTCTCCAAGGGACAGGTCGCCGCCATGCGCACCGTCGACGAACACCGGCCCCTGCCCGACCTCACCTTCAACGGGCCGGACGGCAAGGCGCGGACCATCGCAGACTTTGCCGGCCGCACGCTGCTGGTCAATCTCTGGGCGACCTGGTGCGTGCCCTGCCGCGAGGAAATGCCGGCGCTCAACGCGCTTCAGAAAACCCTCGGCAGCGACAGGTTCGAGGTGGTGGCGATCAACATCGACACCGGCGACGACGAGAAGCCGAAGGCTTTCCTCGACGAGACCGGCGTACACGACCTCGCCTTCTACCGCGACGCCTCGATGGGCGTCTTCAACACGCTGAAGAAGGAAGGCCTCGCCTTCGGCCTGCCCGTCACGCTGCTGATGGACGAGAAGGGCTGCCTGATCTCCGCCATGAACGGCCCTGCCGCCTGGGACAGCGAAGACGCCAAGGCGCTGATCAACGCCGCGCTGGCGGCGCCGAAGACCTGA